From a single Aggregatilinea lenta genomic region:
- a CDS encoding YqaE/Pmp3 family membrane protein: MGCLRALLCIVFPPLAVLDRGCGTVLIVFLLTLAGWVPGAIAALVLNYVAANSR; encoded by the coding sequence ATGGGCTGTCTACGTGCGTTGTTATGCATCGTCTTTCCGCCGCTGGCCGTGCTGGATCGCGGCTGTGGCACGGTGCTGATCGTCTTCCTGCTGACCCTGGCCGGATGGGTCCCCGGCGCGATCGCCGCGCTGGTGCTGAACTACGTCGCGGCAAATTCTCGCTAG
- a CDS encoding DinB family protein produces the protein MPTKTELLDAIREGRVKLAALWVGLTDDEMLRPGLNGDWAVKDLIAHLVFWERRMVEHAPRVVDGERLPSYELDALNAQVYAANRDRALDDLRADFRALLPQIEAMVKGLPDDALDRQLDALDGAALWEFIAGDSSGHYAEHLDALQAWSAQLKAERALTSPGRSSLKLVRRNAVRRKRARENRVTGRIGSRLAR, from the coding sequence ATGCCGACAAAAACCGAACTGCTGGACGCAATCCGCGAGGGCCGGGTGAAACTCGCCGCGTTGTGGGTGGGTCTGACCGACGACGAGATGCTGCGGCCTGGCCTCAACGGCGACTGGGCGGTCAAGGACCTGATTGCGCACCTCGTGTTCTGGGAGCGGCGCATGGTGGAACACGCGCCGCGCGTGGTGGACGGCGAACGGCTGCCTTCGTACGAACTGGATGCGCTGAACGCGCAGGTGTACGCCGCCAACCGGGATCGCGCCCTGGACGACCTGCGGGCCGACTTCCGCGCGCTGCTGCCGCAGATCGAGGCGATGGTGAAGGGGCTGCCCGACGACGCGCTGGACCGCCAACTGGACGCGCTCGACGGCGCGGCGCTGTGGGAGTTTATCGCCGGGGATTCGTCCGGGCACTACGCCGAGCACCTGGATGCGCTGCAGGCGTGGTCGGCGCAGCTCAAAGCCGAGCGCGCGCTGACGTCGCCAGGGCGATCTTCGCTGAAACTGGTGCGGCGCAACGCGGTCCGCCGCAAGCGCGCCCGCGAGAATCGGGTCACGGGTCGCATTGGGTCCCGTCTGGCGCGGTGA
- a CDS encoding CGNR zinc finger domain-containing protein translates to MIQLEQYHPEERWICLDFANTNEWHASAHPTEHITSYADLVAWAAQAGILPDETAQAALARAEAHPAEAQAVLAHAWTLREAIYRIVVAIIEGGSVADGDMAILNETLASTLPRAQLVATDHGFEWGWDVRPGALDAMIGPVARSAADLLTSEDRGRIGQCADDRGCGWLFYDRSRNRSRRWCSMESCGNRAKAKQHYERERGAEDDEDS, encoded by the coding sequence ATGATTCAGCTTGAGCAGTATCACCCGGAAGAACGCTGGATTTGCCTGGACTTCGCCAACACGAACGAGTGGCACGCCAGCGCGCATCCCACCGAACACATCACCAGCTACGCGGACCTCGTCGCGTGGGCGGCGCAGGCGGGCATCCTGCCGGACGAGACCGCGCAGGCGGCATTGGCCCGCGCCGAGGCGCACCCGGCGGAGGCACAGGCCGTTCTGGCCCACGCGTGGACGCTGCGCGAGGCGATTTACCGTATCGTGGTGGCGATAATCGAAGGTGGTTCAGTGGCGGATGGGGATATGGCGATTCTGAACGAGACGCTGGCGAGCACGCTGCCGCGCGCGCAGTTGGTTGCCACGGATCACGGCTTCGAGTGGGGCTGGGACGTGAGACCCGGCGCGCTGGACGCCATGATCGGCCCGGTGGCGCGCTCGGCGGCAGACCTGCTCACGTCCGAGGATCGGGGCCGCATCGGGCAGTGTGCCGACGACCGGGGCTGCGGCTGGCTGTTCTACGACCGGAGCCGCAACCGCAGCCGCCGCTGGTGCAGCATGGAAAGCTGCGGTAACCGCGCCAAGGCCAAACAGCACTACGAGCGCGAGCGCGGCGCGGAGGACGACGAGGATAGTTAG
- a CDS encoding nuclear transport factor 2 family protein: protein MADQIQLAKAYYRAFAAGDRRYMEEHLADEFTFSAPPDPHLDRAGFFERCWPGSGTGQESEFVRLIESGAEVIVTYETRLPNAPKGRNTEVLTFDGDKLIRVEVYFGWTIE, encoded by the coding sequence ATGGCCGATCAAATTCAATTGGCGAAGGCGTATTATCGAGCATTTGCAGCAGGCGATCGCCGCTACATGGAAGAACATTTAGCCGACGAGTTTACGTTCTCTGCGCCTCCGGATCCGCACCTGGATCGGGCGGGATTCTTCGAACGCTGCTGGCCCGGCTCGGGCACCGGCCAGGAATCTGAGTTCGTGAGGCTGATCGAGTCTGGCGCTGAGGTCATCGTCACCTACGAAACCCGGCTGCCCAATGCGCCCAAGGGCAGGAATACCGAAGTCCTGACGTTTGACGGCGACAAGCTGATCCGCGTAGAAGTGTATTTTGGCTGGACGATAGAGTAG
- a CDS encoding tRNA-binding protein has product MQPVPIKPTIAFDVLDQIDIRVGTIERVEDVDGSDKLMRLIVNFGDHTRTILAGIKEERSDPREIEGKQALFVVNLAPRKMMGEMSEGMLFDIGYADGVTPALAVPERSVPDGSRAG; this is encoded by the coding sequence ATGCAGCCTGTCCCCATCAAGCCGACCATTGCGTTCGACGTGCTCGACCAGATCGATATCCGCGTGGGCACCATCGAGCGCGTCGAGGACGTGGACGGCTCCGACAAGCTTATGCGCCTGATCGTCAACTTCGGCGATCACACGCGCACGATTCTGGCCGGGATCAAAGAGGAGCGCAGCGATCCGCGCGAGATCGAGGGCAAGCAGGCGCTGTTCGTGGTGAACCTCGCGCCGCGCAAAATGATGGGCGAGATGTCCGAGGGCATGTTGTTCGACATCGGCTATGCGGACGGCGTGACGCCCGCGCTCGCCGTGCCGGAGCGCTCCGTGCCAGACGGTTCGCGGGCGGGGTAA
- a CDS encoding ester cyclase, translating to MSIEADKARIVEFMERAFNQGDLSLIDGHFTPGAVDHQEPTGTDFTAHLKEVITNLRTAFPDLHFEIHDILGEGDLVAFRSTMTGTHLGALANGPMRIPPTGRHISVAHMHFIRSEGGKTTDLWHVWDLAGMMRQLGVMPQQDARPV from the coding sequence ATGTCAATAGAAGCGGATAAGGCACGGATTGTCGAGTTCATGGAGCGAGCCTTCAATCAGGGAGATCTCTCACTGATTGATGGGCATTTCACGCCCGGCGCGGTTGATCATCAGGAGCCGACCGGCACCGACTTTACCGCCCACCTCAAAGAGGTCATCACCAATCTGCGCACGGCTTTCCCCGATTTGCACTTCGAAATTCACGACATCCTCGGGGAAGGGGACCTCGTGGCTTTTCGCTCGACGATGACCGGCACGCACCTGGGGGCGCTGGCCAACGGGCCGATGCGCATCCCGCCCACCGGACGCCACATCTCCGTCGCGCACATGCATTTCATCCGCAGCGAGGGCGGCAAGACCACCGACTTGTGGCACGTCTGGGATCTGGCGGGTATGATGCGCCAACTTGGCGTGATGCCGCAGCAAGACGCCCGGCCTGTTTAG
- a CDS encoding TetR/AcrR family transcriptional regulator, protein MENVNKSLTHRQRQALATRQLIVDAARDLFLDQGYVATTIEAISARAGVGVSTVYAIFGNKRGILRAIRQAWHNESGQREIFAQAAQQPDPVRCLEIAAHATRRQWQTSAAMIAVYQSAAAADPEAAAELAEALGGRRANLTRFITGMASMLRPDLDAGRATDIFLALTRAEVYQELVDTAGWSPDEYERWLADLLKQQLLL, encoded by the coding sequence ATGGAAAATGTCAATAAGTCCCTCACCCACCGCCAGCGTCAGGCGCTGGCAACACGACAGCTAATCGTGGATGCAGCCCGCGACTTGTTCCTGGACCAGGGCTACGTCGCCACCACGATCGAGGCTATCAGCGCCAGAGCAGGCGTCGGCGTCAGCACGGTGTACGCCATCTTCGGCAACAAACGCGGCATCCTGCGTGCGATCCGGCAGGCGTGGCACAATGAATCCGGCCAACGTGAGATTTTTGCCCAGGCCGCGCAGCAGCCCGATCCTGTGCGCTGCCTGGAGATAGCCGCGCACGCCACACGCCGCCAGTGGCAAACCAGCGCCGCAATGATCGCTGTCTATCAAAGCGCAGCCGCCGCCGATCCCGAGGCCGCCGCCGAGCTGGCTGAGGCATTGGGCGGTCGCCGAGCAAACCTCACGCGGTTCATTACCGGTATGGCCTCCATGCTGCGCCCGGATCTTGACGCCGGGCGAGCCACCGACATCTTCCTGGCCCTGACGCGCGCGGAGGTGTACCAGGAACTGGTCGATACGGCAGGCTGGTCGCCGGATGAGTACGAGCGCTGGCTGGCAGACCTGCTCAAGCAGCAGCTTCTGCTATGA
- a CDS encoding Ig-like domain-containing protein: MIRWLAGLGGVLLLAFALVAVLPGPLPVAQGAPGAQGDSLPPIVVDTSPLAGEELPLDGAVTLYFDQAMDRAAVEGAFSVSPDVAGTLAWTDDTTLVFTPSEDYARATEYTFTLGAGAASAQGVTLAEPFALSLQTIGYLEVSEVLPASDSTDVETSAVFTVIFNRPVVPLVAAEDMGDLPQPLVFDPPVEGEGEWLNTSIYTFTPADGLRGGTTYTVTIPAGLEDVTGGVLQDDYTWTFSTVAPRVTSVSPSDGSQPVVLETPVTVEFSQSMDEAATEAAFSLGRVNTVDETQLPVPVEGTFEWSLGGTKLTFQPDAMLGLGETYLMTMDAGVARSATGAQLNESYQTTFSTVPAPAIVYTSPQDGEQAAYPYGGFTIQFAGPMDLDSLEDKVIIEPEPWREFDTYFYDYDYSYQLSFDTEPSTEYVITILPGMMDRYGNTIDEGMVVRYRTDTYPPELTLQTAGTAGLYSAYNPTTRVFLTHRNISRADLRLWHVSLPTLADLTGANRWDNWGTFAPNSSDLLREWSIELSSQQDQLRYDLLYISDTGPSGISNVQCLGAPESQIAVGDVAIVTQEDQRPLNVRQEPNLTAQTLTQALPGDTFQVIDGPLCEGGYLWWQVRLDNGSVGWAAEGDQQNYYFAPLTAAPQDPNLPTGDGETQPDPLAPGAYYLEVSAPEMATQGYDPIQHLMIVSNVNITLKYSQDMVMAWVTDLESGEPVSGASVIFYNLAFNPVAQAVTDDDGLAVASIPHQGDLYGTMFAAVNRDGLFGFSNSEWADGISPWQFEVSADYEPENLLAYLYTDRPIYRPDQPVYFRGVIRDRDDVTYTVPALSEVPVKIYDDRGEVIYDQILPVTAEGSFSGELLLDANAPLGYYRIVAEVASNNRDSFGVSFSVAEYRAPEFQVNVTPEQTEVAQGDTIRVLVESSYFFGGAVSDADVSYSVLSKSYYFNYSGPGYWSFVDNNYDNYAPEYYGPNGEVVEEGQGRTDAMGRYLIEIPAELGDQDGSRTYTIEARVTDESDQLVAGRVEVVVHQGLVYVGLQPEEYVGQAEQENTVNVLAVDWDSNPIADQVVEYEVVERRWFSVQEEDELGRTVWTWDVEENPVEGASGTVTTDEDGLAHVVFTPPAGGVYKVYAHATDAAGNEVTSSAFMWVSGSDFVNWRQENSNRIQLITDKDEYEVGDTAEILIASPWQGTAYALITVERGDILTHEVLRLDTNSTVYRLPITPDFAPNVFVSVMLVKGVDENNPTAAFRMGLTQLNVDTSRLVMDLEVTPNVDVAAGEFAGPGDTVEYTIKATDWQGSPVPNAEIGVGLTDLAVLTIADANSADLLPYFYSERGVSVVTALPLTISVDQATQVIIDTIKGGGGGYGEGGIFDVRQEFVDTPLWAPDLITDENGEATVSVVLPDNLTTWRLDARAVTTGADGPMLVGQTTSDLLSTKPVLIRPVTPRFFVVGDQTMLAAVVNNNTDEPLVAEVTLEGTGFRVADGTDLTQTVSIPAKGRVRVNWEIEILDVGGIDATFYANADDGAYTDASKPPLGQGDEQTLPVYKYEVPETVGTAGTLYGPEASSRTEAVVLPHRFAVTEGDLTIRLDRSLAAATIDGLAWLRNFPHYCIEQIISRFLPNAITYRALQDLDVDNAELEANLSVQVNYALQRLYAQQKVDGGWGWFPQDESNPIVTAYAIIGLVEAQNAGYAIDQDVLAKAIEFVQGSLIDVRQADTTWRLNRQAFLLYALARAGYTDVSRTVQLYEQRDVMHYYARAYLAMTFYLIDPGDSRAMELINDLNNGLIVSATGAHWEEETADWYNWNTDTRTTALGLMAMVQIDPENQMIPNVVRWLMVARDADHWETTQETAWSVMALTEWMVVSGELHPDYTFGVSLNGDSLPLGDDTATSDNVKDTETLRVEVADLLQDQANAVTISRSAGEGNLYYTAHLTAYLPVPEVEALDRGIILVRKYSLVGDPDAAPIESAAVGEAVQVSLTIIAPSDLHYVVIEDPIPAGADAVDTQLNTTSTVGTQPELNRARPLSQGWGWWWFSNIEMRDEKVVLYATYLPRGTYQFNYVIQPGMAGVYNVIPATGQEFYFPEVYGRTAGTVFTITGGTESDALEPAEEPIATAEPEATDAAPDVVATAEATEEPTAEATVEATDAATAEAESTADATVSVTEEAAAALPLGERVQTDDGVSLRIPEGWTSVQRGSTFVIATDADVVELDVPPAGEFWIEVSTPEMTAQMLPDAATLDDVIDQFVQAVAEQEGTVVGEPETLDLDGPPGISLAVTLNDLHALVVALDMGEGQFVLLGGAASNAEDAARLRPTLLDIAASVEYAASPGTGEDAATAEATADAG, encoded by the coding sequence ATGATTCGATGGTTGGCGGGGCTGGGCGGCGTGCTGCTGCTGGCGTTTGCGCTGGTGGCCGTGCTGCCGGGTCCGCTGCCCGTGGCGCAGGGGGCGCCCGGCGCGCAGGGAGACTCGCTTCCGCCGATCGTGGTGGATACGTCGCCGCTGGCCGGGGAAGAACTGCCCCTGGACGGCGCGGTGACGCTTTACTTCGATCAGGCGATGGATCGCGCCGCCGTCGAGGGCGCGTTTAGCGTCTCGCCGGACGTGGCGGGGACGCTGGCATGGACTGACGACACGACGCTGGTCTTCACGCCGTCCGAGGACTACGCCCGCGCGACCGAGTATACGTTCACGCTCGGCGCCGGGGCGGCGTCTGCCCAGGGCGTGACGCTGGCGGAGCCGTTTGCGCTGTCGCTGCAAACGATCGGCTACCTCGAAGTGTCCGAAGTGCTGCCCGCCAGTGACTCTACGGACGTCGAGACGAGCGCCGTGTTCACGGTGATCTTCAACCGGCCCGTAGTGCCACTGGTCGCCGCCGAAGACATGGGCGACCTGCCGCAGCCGCTGGTGTTCGATCCGCCCGTGGAGGGCGAAGGCGAGTGGCTGAACACGTCGATCTACACCTTCACGCCGGCGGACGGGCTGCGCGGCGGCACGACCTACACCGTGACCATCCCCGCCGGACTGGAAGACGTGACCGGCGGCGTGCTGCAAGACGATTACACCTGGACGTTTTCGACCGTTGCGCCGCGTGTGACGTCCGTGTCGCCGTCGGACGGGTCGCAGCCGGTCGTACTGGAGACGCCGGTCACGGTCGAGTTTAGCCAATCGATGGACGAAGCGGCGACCGAAGCCGCGTTTTCGTTGGGTCGCGTGAACACCGTGGACGAGACGCAGCTGCCGGTCCCGGTCGAAGGGACGTTCGAGTGGAGCCTCGGCGGTACAAAGCTGACTTTCCAGCCGGATGCTATGCTGGGGCTGGGTGAGACGTACCTGATGACGATGGATGCTGGCGTGGCCCGGAGTGCGACAGGCGCGCAGTTGAATGAATCGTATCAGACCACGTTCTCCACCGTGCCCGCGCCCGCCATCGTATATACCTCGCCGCAGGACGGCGAACAGGCGGCCTACCCCTACGGCGGGTTCACGATTCAGTTCGCTGGGCCGATGGACCTCGACAGCCTCGAAGATAAAGTGATCATCGAGCCGGAGCCGTGGCGCGAGTTCGACACCTATTTCTACGACTATGACTACTCCTACCAGCTCTCGTTTGACACCGAGCCGAGCACGGAATACGTCATCACGATCCTGCCCGGCATGATGGACCGCTACGGCAACACCATCGATGAGGGCATGGTGGTGCGCTACCGCACCGACACCTATCCGCCGGAGCTGACGCTGCAAACGGCGGGGACCGCCGGGCTATACAGCGCCTACAACCCCACGACGCGCGTTTTCCTGACGCACCGCAACATCTCGCGCGCGGATCTGCGCCTGTGGCACGTCTCGCTCCCTACGCTGGCGGACCTGACCGGCGCGAACCGGTGGGACAACTGGGGCACATTTGCGCCCAACAGCAGCGACCTGCTGCGCGAGTGGTCGATCGAACTGAGCAGCCAGCAGGATCAACTGCGCTACGACCTGCTGTACATCTCCGACACCGGACCCAGCGGCATCTCGAACGTGCAGTGCCTGGGCGCGCCGGAGTCGCAGATCGCCGTGGGCGACGTGGCGATCGTCACGCAGGAAGATCAGCGCCCGCTGAACGTCCGCCAGGAGCCGAACCTGACTGCACAGACCCTGACGCAGGCGCTGCCCGGCGATACCTTCCAGGTGATCGACGGTCCGCTGTGCGAAGGCGGTTACCTGTGGTGGCAGGTCCGGCTGGACAACGGCTCGGTGGGCTGGGCCGCGGAAGGCGACCAGCAAAACTACTACTTCGCGCCGCTGACCGCCGCGCCGCAGGACCCCAATCTGCCCACCGGCGACGGCGAGACGCAGCCCGACCCGCTTGCGCCGGGTGCGTACTACCTGGAAGTCAGCGCGCCGGAAATGGCGACGCAGGGCTACGACCCGATCCAGCACCTGATGATCGTCTCCAACGTGAACATCACCCTGAAATACAGCCAGGACATGGTGATGGCGTGGGTGACCGACCTGGAAAGCGGCGAGCCGGTGTCCGGCGCGTCGGTGATCTTCTACAATCTGGCGTTTAACCCGGTCGCGCAGGCCGTGACGGACGACGACGGGCTGGCCGTGGCGAGCATCCCGCATCAGGGCGACCTGTACGGTACGATGTTCGCCGCCGTGAACCGCGATGGCCTGTTCGGCTTTTCGAACAGCGAATGGGCTGACGGCATCTCGCCGTGGCAGTTCGAGGTGTCCGCCGACTACGAGCCGGAAAACCTGCTGGCCTACCTCTACACCGATCGCCCGATCTACCGCCCCGACCAGCCGGTGTACTTCCGGGGCGTCATCCGCGACCGCGACGACGTGACGTATACCGTCCCGGCGCTGTCCGAGGTGCCGGTCAAGATCTACGACGACCGGGGCGAGGTGATCTACGACCAGATCCTGCCCGTCACGGCGGAAGGGTCGTTCAGCGGGGAGCTGCTGCTGGACGCCAACGCACCGCTGGGCTACTACCGCATCGTGGCCGAGGTGGCGAGCAACAACCGCGACAGCTTCGGCGTGAGCTTCAGCGTGGCGGAATACCGCGCGCCGGAGTTCCAGGTGAACGTCACGCCGGAGCAGACCGAGGTCGCGCAGGGCGACACGATCCGCGTGCTGGTCGAGTCGAGCTACTTCTTCGGCGGGGCCGTGTCGGACGCGGACGTCAGCTACAGCGTGCTCTCCAAGAGCTACTACTTCAACTACAGCGGCCCCGGCTACTGGTCGTTCGTGGACAACAATTACGACAACTACGCGCCCGAATACTACGGTCCGAACGGGGAAGTGGTCGAAGAGGGCCAGGGCCGCACGGACGCGATGGGCCGCTACCTGATCGAGATCCCCGCCGAGCTGGGTGACCAGGACGGCAGCCGCACCTACACCATCGAGGCGCGTGTCACGGACGAGAGCGACCAGCTCGTGGCCGGGCGCGTCGAGGTGGTGGTGCACCAGGGCCTTGTCTACGTGGGCCTCCAGCCGGAGGAATACGTGGGGCAGGCCGAGCAGGAGAACACGGTCAACGTGCTGGCCGTGGACTGGGACAGCAACCCGATCGCGGATCAGGTGGTCGAATACGAGGTCGTCGAGCGGCGCTGGTTCAGCGTGCAGGAAGAGGACGAGCTGGGCCGCACCGTCTGGACCTGGGACGTGGAGGAAAACCCGGTCGAGGGCGCGAGCGGCACGGTGACCACGGACGAGGACGGACTGGCGCACGTGGTCTTCACGCCGCCCGCCGGGGGCGTCTACAAGGTGTACGCGCACGCCACGGACGCGGCAGGCAACGAAGTCACGTCCAGCGCGTTCATGTGGGTCAGCGGCAGCGACTTCGTCAACTGGCGGCAGGAGAACTCCAACCGCATCCAGCTCATCACCGACAAGGACGAGTACGAGGTGGGCGACACGGCGGAGATCCTGATCGCCAGCCCGTGGCAGGGCACGGCTTACGCCCTGATCACCGTCGAGCGCGGCGACATCCTCACCCACGAGGTGCTGCGTCTGGACACGAACAGCACGGTCTACCGCCTGCCGATCACGCCGGACTTTGCGCCCAACGTGTTCGTCAGCGTGATGCTGGTCAAGGGCGTGGACGAGAACAACCCGACCGCGGCCTTCCGCATGGGCCTGACGCAGCTCAACGTGGACACCAGCCGTCTGGTGATGGACCTCGAAGTCACGCCGAACGTGGACGTGGCGGCGGGCGAGTTCGCCGGGCCGGGCGACACGGTCGAGTACACCATCAAGGCGACCGACTGGCAGGGCAGCCCGGTCCCCAACGCCGAAATCGGCGTGGGCCTGACGGATCTGGCCGTGCTGACCATCGCGGACGCCAACAGCGCCGATCTGCTGCCGTACTTCTACTCCGAGCGCGGGGTGAGTGTCGTCACGGCGCTGCCGCTGACGATCAGCGTGGATCAGGCGACGCAGGTAATCATCGACACGATCAAGGGCGGCGGCGGCGGTTACGGTGAGGGCGGCATCTTCGACGTGCGCCAGGAATTCGTGGACACGCCGCTGTGGGCCCCGGACCTGATCACCGACGAGAACGGCGAAGCGACGGTGTCCGTCGTGCTGCCGGATAACCTGACCACATGGCGGCTCGACGCGCGCGCCGTGACGACCGGCGCGGACGGGCCGATGCTGGTCGGGCAGACCACGTCCGACCTGTTGAGCACCAAGCCGGTGCTGATCCGCCCGGTGACGCCGCGCTTCTTTGTCGTGGGCGACCAGACGATGCTGGCGGCGGTGGTCAACAATAACACCGACGAGCCGCTGGTGGCCGAGGTGACGCTGGAAGGGACCGGCTTCCGCGTGGCGGACGGCACGGACCTGACGCAGACGGTCAGCATCCCGGCCAAGGGTCGCGTGCGCGTGAACTGGGAGATCGAGATCCTCGACGTAGGCGGCATCGACGCGACGTTCTACGCCAATGCGGACGACGGCGCGTATACCGATGCCAGCAAACCCCCGCTGGGCCAGGGCGACGAGCAGACGCTGCCGGTTTACAAGTACGAAGTGCCGGAGACGGTCGGCACTGCCGGGACGCTCTACGGCCCCGAAGCCAGCAGCCGCACCGAAGCTGTGGTCCTGCCGCACCGCTTCGCCGTGACCGAAGGCGACCTGACCATCCGGCTGGATCGCTCGCTGGCGGCGGCGACCATCGACGGGCTGGCGTGGCTGCGCAACTTCCCGCACTACTGCATCGAGCAGATCATCAGCCGCTTCCTGCCCAACGCGATCACCTACCGCGCGCTGCAAGACCTCGACGTGGACAACGCCGAGCTTGAAGCGAACCTCTCCGTGCAGGTCAACTACGCGCTGCAGCGGCTCTACGCGCAGCAGAAGGTGGACGGCGGCTGGGGCTGGTTCCCGCAGGACGAGTCCAACCCCATCGTGACCGCGTACGCGATCATCGGCCTCGTCGAGGCGCAGAACGCGGGTTACGCCATCGACCAGGACGTGCTGGCGAAGGCGATCGAGTTCGTGCAGGGATCGCTGATCGACGTGCGGCAGGCTGACACGACCTGGCGGCTCAACCGTCAGGCGTTCCTGCTCTACGCGCTGGCACGTGCCGGGTACACCGACGTCTCGCGCACGGTCCAGCTTTACGAGCAGCGTGACGTGATGCACTACTACGCGCGCGCCTATCTGGCGATGACGTTCTACCTGATCGATCCCGGCGACAGCCGCGCGATGGAGCTGATTAACGACCTGAACAACGGCCTGATCGTCAGCGCGACCGGCGCGCACTGGGAAGAAGAGACGGCAGACTGGTACAACTGGAACACCGACACGCGCACCACCGCGCTTGGGCTGATGGCGATGGTCCAGATCGACCCCGAAAACCAGATGATCCCCAACGTCGTGCGCTGGCTGATGGTCGCGCGGGACGCGGATCACTGGGAGACGACGCAGGAAACGGCGTGGTCGGTGATGGCGCTGACCGAGTGGATGGTCGTCAGCGGCGAGCTGCACCCGGACTACACCTTTGGCGTGTCGCTCAACGGTGACTCGCTGCCGCTGGGCGACGACACGGCTACGTCCGACAACGTCAAGGATACCGAAACCCTGCGCGTCGAAGTGGCGGATCTGCTTCAGGACCAGGCCAACGCCGTGACGATCAGCCGCAGCGCAGGCGAGGGTAACCTGTACTACACCGCGCATCTGACCGCCTACCTGCCCGTGCCGGAAGTCGAGGCGCTGGACCGGGGCATCATCCTGGTGCGCAAATACAGTCTGGTGGGCGACCCCGACGCCGCGCCGATCGAGTCGGCGGCAGTGGGCGAAGCCGTCCAGGTATCGCTGACGATCATCGCGCCGAGCGACCTGCACTACGTCGTGATCGAAGACCCGATCCCGGCGGGCGCGGACGCGGTGGACACGCAGCTCAACACGACGAGCACCGTCGGCACGCAGCCGGAACTCAACCGCGCGCGTCCGCTCAGCCAGGGCTGGGGCTGGTGGTGGTTCTCCAACATCGAGATGCGCGACGAGAAGGTGGTGCTCTACGCCACCTACCTGCCGCGCGGCACGTACCAGTTCAACTACGTGATCCAGCCGGGCATGGCGGGGGTCTACAACGTGATCCCGGCCACCGGGCAGGAGTTCTACTTCCCGGAGGTCTACGGGCGCACGGCGGGCACGGTATTCACCATCACCGGCGGCACAGAGTCCGATGCGCTGGAACCGGCGGAAGAACCCATCGCGACGGCGGAGCCGGAAGCGACTGACGCCGCGCCGGACGTGGTCGCGACCGCAGAAGCGACGGAAGAACCTACCGCTGAAGCCACGGTCGAGGCGACGGACGCCGCCACCGCCGAGGCCGAAAGTACGGCGGACGCCACGGTCAGCGTAACCGAGGAGGCTGCCGCTGCGCTGCCACTGGGCGAGCGCGTCCAGACCGACGACGGGGTGAGCCTGCGCATCCCGGAGGGCTGGACGTCCGTCCAGCGCGGCAGCACGTTCGTCATCGCCACCGATGCAGACGTGGTGGAGTTGGATGTGCCGCCCGCCGGGGAGTTCTGGATCGAGGTCAGCACGCCGGAGATGACAGCGCAGATGCTGCCGGACGCGGCGACGCTCGACGACGTGATCGACCAGTTTGTGCAGGCTGTCGCGGAGCAGGAAGGCACGGTCGTCGGGGAGCCGGAAACGCTGGATCTCGACGGTCCGCCGGGTATATCGCTGGCCGTCACGCTGAATGACCTGCACGCGCTGGTGGTTGCGCTGGATATGGGCGAGGGGCAGTTCGTCCTGCTGGGCGGGGCCGCCAGCAACGCGGAGGATGCGGCGCGTCTGCGGCCCACCCTGCTCGACATCGCGGCCAGCGTGGAATACGCCGCCTCACCCGGCACAGGCGAAGATGCCGCGACAGCGGAAGCTACCGCCGACGCGGGTTAA
- a CDS encoding response regulator: MPKILVVEDDGDLLYLYGTVLTRRGYGIEPVKRSADALLHLTNEPFDLIILDIGMPDISGLRILEFTHGDARLKQIPVIVVSANEQNASSARAWGVQHFFVKPVKMQDLVTLVDRLLQSSGGETGQT; encoded by the coding sequence ATGCCGAAAATCCTGGTGGTCGAAGACGACGGCGATCTGCTGTACCTCTATGGCACTGTGCTTACCCGGCGCGGATACGGAATTGAGCCGGTTAAACGGAGCGCCGATGCCCTGCTGCACCTGACCAACGAGCCGTTCGACCTCATCATCCTCGACATCGGCATGCCCGATATTTCCGGTCTGCGCATCCTTGAATTCACGCATGGCGATGCGCGCCTGAAGCAGATCCCGGTGATCGTCGTCTCCGCCAACGAGCAGAACGCCAGCTCCGCCCGTGCCTGGGGCGTGCAGCACTTCTTCGTCAAGCCGGTCAAAATGCAGGATCTGGTGACGCTGGTCGACCGGCTGCTGCAATCCTCCGGCGGGGAAACCGGACAGACGTAG